Proteins from a genomic interval of Musa acuminata AAA Group cultivar baxijiao chromosome BXJ1-9, Cavendish_Baxijiao_AAA, whole genome shotgun sequence:
- the LOC103999263 gene encoding cyclin-D1-2 encodes MSPSPSPSPSDSSASSCFDLLCGEDAGELAPFGDGQPIAGFVGGEGAAARSAGPDSLDPVARRDAVAWILKVRAYHRFRPLTACLAVNYVDRFLSSHRLPQNGWALQLLSVACLSLAAKMEETVVPSLLDLQVEDAKFIFDPHTVLRMELLVLAALDWRLRSVTPLSFVDFFAHKIDPCGRTARLLVLQATQVILAAMHEVDFLSHCPPALAAAAMICAADETQDRTFVNPATAASWCVGLTEEGIGNCCRLMRQVAVDQRLRKSPMILSQHRVTSPVKRESGISSSSSAPPTKRRKLNSNCN; translated from the exons ATGtcgccctccccctccccctccccctccgactcctccgcctcctcctgctTCGACCTCCTCTGCGGCGAGGACGCCGGAGAGCTCGCCCCGTTCGGCGACGGCCAGCCGATCGCCGGCTTCGTAGGAGGCGAGGGGGCGGCCGCCCGCTCGGCCGGGCCCGACTCGCTCGACCCCGTCGCCCGCCGTGACGCCGTCGCGTGGATCCTCAAG GTTCGCGCTTACCACCGTTTCCGTCCGCTGACGGCGTGCCTCGCCGTCAACTACGTGGATCGCTTCCTCTCTTCTCACCGCTTACCG CAAAATGGATGGGCACTGCAGCTTCTGTCAGTGGCCTGCCTCTCACTGGCTGCAAAGATGGAGGAGACAGTGGTGCCATCCCTGTTGGACTTGCAG GTTGAGGATGCCAAGTTCATCTTCGATCCTCACACAGTGCTTCGCATGGAGCTTCTTGTGCTCGCCGCACTGGATTGGAGGCTTCGATCTGTGACGCCTCTCAGTTTTGTCGATTTCTTTGCCCACAAGATCGATCCATGCGGTAGAACAGCCAGGTTGCTGGTTTTGCAGGCCACACAAGTCATATTAGCAGCAATGCATG AGGTTGACTTCCTAAGTCACTGCCCACCAGCACTTGCTGCAGCTGCCATGATCTGTGCAGCTGATGAAACACAGGATCGGACCTTTGTTAATCCTGCAACCGCAGCATCATGGTGTGTTGGGCTAACTGAG GAGGGAATTGGCAATTGCTGTCGACTGATGCGACAGGTTGCTGTGGATCAAAGGCTGAGGAAGTCTCCAATGATCCTGTCGCAGCACAGAGTGACCAGTCCAGTTAAAAGGGAGTCAGGCATCTCATCTTCCTCCTCAGCTCCACCCACCAAAAGGAGGAAGCTCAACAGCAACTGCAATTGA
- the LOC135593925 gene encoding uncharacterized protein LOC135593925, whose product MGNCQASEVATVVIQHPGGRVERLYWPTSAADVMKTNPGYHVALVSLYVSEEKQDGSSVRFTRVKLLKPKDMLLLGQVYRLITSQEVTKALRQRKYEKIRKSQAELIRKQQQEHRTKDQDGEANLEDSRSRYQVTKQGSDRQKSSTQMAVRGRQWRPSLQSISEMGS is encoded by the exons ATGGGAAACTGCCAGGCATCGGAGGTGGCGACCGTGGTGATCCAACACCCTGGGGGGAGGGTGGAGAGGCTGTACTGGCCGACGAGTGCTGCCGATGTCATGAAGACCAATCCAGGCTACCATGTTGCCCTTGTCAGCCTCTACGTCTCCGAGGAGAAGCAGGATGGCAGCAGCGTCCGGTTTACCCGCGTAAAGCTGCTCAAGCCCAAGGATATGCTCTTGCTCGGCCAAGTCTACCGGCTGATCACCTCCCAGG AAGTTACAAAGGCTCTGAGGCAAAGGAAATATGAGAAGATAAGGAAGAGCCAGGCTGAACTGATTAGAAAACAGCAACAAGAGCATAGAACAAAAGATCAGGATGGTGAGGCAAACCTGGAGGATTCAAGAAGTAGATATCAG GTAACAAAGCAGGGGAGTGATAGACAAAAAAGCAGCACACAGATGGCAGTGAGAGGCAGGCAATGGCGTCCTTCGCTTCAGAGCATCTCAGAGATGGGAAGCTAA